One window of the Gordonia westfalica genome contains the following:
- a CDS encoding MbtH family protein yields the protein MTNPFDDENGRFFVLVNDENQHSLWPTFADIPAGWTKVFGEDSREACLKYVEENWTDLRPKSLIDAMNADTAGSDA from the coding sequence ATGACCAACCCATTCGACGACGAGAACGGCCGCTTCTTCGTGCTGGTCAACGACGAGAACCAGCACTCGCTGTGGCCGACCTTCGCCGACATCCCCGCCGGCTGGACCAAGGTCTTCGGCGAGGACAGTCGGGAGGCATGCCTGAAGTACGTCGAGGAGAACTGGACCGACCTGCGGCCCAAGAGCCTGATCGACGCCATGAACGCCGATACGGCAGGTTCGGACGCGTGA
- a CDS encoding glycosyltransferase family 2 protein yields MRLSLVIPVYNEEDTIAVCLEHVAAQIRPFDEVVVVDNNCTDATMEIVRSFAGRLPLKTLTEPTPGVGPARRAGFDAATGDILGRIDADTWLDPQWAGRLVRFFEAEPTADAVSGSLYWYDTPVDDRLRRLIRKDACRSLRTGSVPSTVLQGSNMAIRREMWHKAKEHLLDEPGTHEDLDLYGAVVKAEGNVRSFVALTAAQSARRFAGPIGPNIAYARGGIRTYKLHGDAAVARNLRLAFPMNVTFCVIMRMLVGPFDPTTRKWRPFRGNHVVRVSPMEGTRTH; encoded by the coding sequence GTGCGGTTGAGTCTGGTAATCCCCGTCTACAACGAAGAGGACACCATCGCGGTGTGCCTGGAGCACGTCGCCGCGCAGATCAGGCCGTTCGATGAGGTCGTCGTCGTCGACAACAACTGCACCGACGCGACCATGGAGATCGTCCGGTCGTTCGCCGGCCGGCTTCCGCTGAAGACACTGACCGAACCGACCCCCGGGGTCGGACCGGCCCGTAGAGCCGGATTCGATGCCGCGACCGGCGACATCCTGGGCCGGATCGATGCGGATACCTGGCTCGATCCGCAGTGGGCCGGACGGTTGGTCCGGTTCTTCGAGGCCGAGCCGACGGCGGATGCCGTGTCCGGCAGTCTCTACTGGTACGACACCCCGGTCGACGACCGTCTTCGCCGCCTCATCCGCAAGGATGCGTGTCGTTCGCTCCGTACCGGAAGCGTCCCCAGCACCGTCCTACAGGGTTCGAACATGGCGATCCGTCGGGAGATGTGGCACAAGGCGAAGGAGCATCTGCTCGACGAACCGGGCACCCACGAGGACCTCGACCTCTACGGCGCGGTGGTCAAGGCGGAGGGCAACGTGCGGAGTTTCGTCGCGCTGACCGCCGCCCAGTCGGCACGGCGGTTCGCCGGACCGATCGGACCCAACATCGCCTACGCGCGTGGTGGGATTCGTACCTACAAGTTGCACGGTGACGCCGCGGTGGCACGTAATCTGCGACTGGCTTTCCCGATGAACGTGACCTTCTGCGTGATCATGCGAATGCTGGTCGGGCCATTCGACCCCACCACCCGGAAGTGGCGTCCGTTCCGCGGGAACCATGTGGTCCGGGTGTCGCCGATGGAGGGGACCCGGACTCACTAG
- a CDS encoding MbtH family protein — translation MTNPFDDEDGRFFVLVNDENQHSLWPTFADIPAGWTKVFGEDSRAACLEYVEQNWTDLRPKSLIEAMEADKSAGA, via the coding sequence ATGACGAATCCATTCGATGACGAGGACGGCCGTTTCTTCGTGCTGGTCAACGACGAGAATCAGCACTCGCTGTGGCCGACGTTCGCCGACATCCCGGCGGGCTGGACCAAGGTGTTCGGTGAGGACAGCCGTGCCGCGTGCCTCGAGTACGTCGAGCAGAACTGGACCGACCTCCGGCCGAAGAGCCTCATCGAGGCCATGGAAGCCGACAAGTCCGCCGGCGCCTGA